The Acidobacteriota bacterium genome window below encodes:
- a CDS encoding NADH-quinone oxidoreductase subunit N — protein MPMTMPAVDWGALAPFLWLCAGGLVTVLLAVAPKPVREASGWAALVAIALAGVSVRTLWFEPRVAFGGMVAADRLALAFDMIFLATGALAILLAMSALRREGVDHGEYYALVLFALAGMTMMAGSANLLVLFLGLEILSLPLYIMSAFTRTRERSLEASMKYFLMGAFSTGFTLYGMALLYGATGTLDLRAMAGSAAAPGHHAMLLVGVALTLIGFLFKIAAVPFHFWLPDVYQGAPTFVTGFMIAGTKAAAFATLLRILTTAFWGGAPSVPWAGMLSIVAVLTMTLGNVVALAQNNIKRMLAYSSIAHAGYLLVAVVCRTEAGVSGVVFYLASYLFINVGAFVVVHLVEHTREGDEVGELLQAYAGLGKREPWAAAAMAVFMFALTGMPLTSGFVGKFLIFKAAIDSNLYALAILGVLNSVVSAAYYLRVIVYMYFREPATEPQPLRSPLPATLALAGSVLGVFYLGLAPAAITALVERLF, from the coding sequence GTGCCGATGACGATGCCGGCGGTCGACTGGGGGGCCCTCGCGCCCTTCCTGTGGCTCTGCGCGGGCGGCCTCGTCACGGTCCTCCTCGCCGTGGCGCCGAAGCCCGTGCGCGAGGCCTCGGGGTGGGCCGCTCTCGTCGCGATCGCACTCGCCGGCGTCTCGGTTCGCACGCTCTGGTTCGAGCCGCGCGTCGCCTTCGGCGGGATGGTCGCCGCCGATCGCCTGGCGCTGGCCTTCGACATGATCTTCCTCGCTACGGGGGCGCTCGCGATCCTCCTCGCGATGTCGGCGCTGCGGCGCGAGGGGGTCGATCACGGCGAGTACTACGCCCTCGTCCTCTTCGCCCTCGCGGGGATGACGATGATGGCGGGGAGCGCCAACCTCCTCGTCCTCTTCCTGGGCCTCGAGATCCTCTCGCTCCCGCTCTACATCATGTCGGCCTTCACGCGGACGAGGGAGCGATCGCTCGAGGCCTCGATGAAGTACTTCCTGATGGGCGCCTTCTCCACGGGCTTCACGCTCTACGGCATGGCGCTCCTCTACGGCGCCACCGGGACGCTCGATCTCCGGGCGATGGCCGGCTCCGCCGCGGCACCGGGGCACCACGCGATGCTTCTCGTCGGCGTCGCGCTCACGCTGATCGGGTTTCTCTTCAAGATCGCCGCCGTGCCGTTCCACTTCTGGCTCCCCGACGTCTACCAGGGGGCGCCGACCTTCGTCACCGGATTCATGATCGCGGGGACGAAGGCCGCCGCCTTCGCCACGCTGCTGCGCATCCTGACGACGGCCTTCTGGGGCGGGGCGCCGTCCGTGCCGTGGGCCGGGATGCTCTCGATCGTCGCCGTCCTCACGATGACCCTCGGGAACGTCGTCGCGCTGGCGCAGAACAACATCAAGAGGATGCTCGCCTACTCGAGCATCGCGCACGCCGGGTACCTGCTCGTCGCGGTGGTCTGCCGGACGGAGGCGGGGGTGTCGGGGGTGGTCTTCTACCTCGCCTCGTACCTCTTCATCAACGTCGGCGCGTTCGTGGTCGTGCACCTCGTGGAGCACACGCGCGAGGGGGACGAGGTCGGCGAGCTGCTGCAGGCGTACGCCGGCCTCGGGAAGCGCGAGCCGTGGGCCGCCGCGGCGATGGCCGTCTTCATGTTCGCCCTCACCGGCATGCCGCTGACGTCGGGGTTCGTCGGCAAGTTCCTCATCTTCAAGGCCGCGATCGACTCGAACCTCTACGCGCTGGCCATCCTGGGCGTCCTCAACTCGGTGGTGTCGGCGGCGTACTACCTGCGCGTCATCGTCTACATGTACTTCCGGGAGCCCGCGACGGAGCCGCAGCCGCTCCGCTCTCCCCTCCCCGCCACGCTGGCCCTCGCCGGGTCGGTCCTCGGCGTCTTCTACCTGGGCCTCGCCCCCGCCGCGATCACCGCCCTGGTCGAACGGCTGTTTTGA
- a CDS encoding alkaline phosphatase family protein: protein MRSAAPRIIALVFVVLTLAACGGPARERVLLLGFDGADPDVIDLLISEGKLPNFAKLRQGGAYGKLKSAQPLLSPVVWTTIATGKTPDQHRIGHFVAVNHTTGEQLPVTSQMRKAQAIWNIASDAGKKVGVVGYWATWPAETVNGSIVSDHLCYHFLFEDSFRKPSSNTTGNTYPPELEKEAAALARRPSDVTKEEVSKFITVSDEEFSRPFNFQDPVGHFKWALATADSYRKIGLDLWRKQQPDLLMVYIEATDSTAHLFGHLFRAKDLAGELSEQQKKFGEAVERMYIYADGILGDFMGAMDRGTTLLVVSDHGFRLGELPDDPSRTRDMRRVSEQFHALHGIFYAYGNRVRPAVRVDGASILDMTPTILTLLGIPAGQDMPGQVLSSPFKDLTAPARVATYETGKREGKETAGDSKVDSEILEQLRSLGYLQTASPSGDRNLAAVLFSSGKFAEAAAAYRKLVDSDPNDGSLRASLAGSLGALGRYDEAVAELDAAIRLQPLNPEAYHNRAVIHQRRGDTAAAIRDYETALRYNPQYQPARDALKKLKGTDNISAPRTDAEKQAFAFAEKASQEARRGDYKEAMRDLDRAETAAPRYALVYQYRSNVAYLMGDKQGAVDALKKGLAIEPDNVLFQENLRRIQAAPPK, encoded by the coding sequence ATGCGCTCAGCGGCCCCCCGGATCATCGCCCTCGTGTTCGTCGTGCTGACTCTCGCCGCCTGCGGCGGCCCCGCGCGCGAGCGCGTCCTCCTCCTCGGCTTCGATGGCGCCGACCCCGACGTGATCGATCTCCTGATCTCCGAGGGGAAGCTCCCGAACTTCGCGAAGCTCCGTCAGGGCGGCGCCTACGGGAAGCTCAAGAGCGCGCAGCCGCTCCTGAGCCCGGTCGTCTGGACGACGATCGCCACCGGGAAGACGCCGGATCAGCACCGCATCGGCCACTTCGTCGCCGTGAACCATACGACGGGGGAGCAGCTCCCGGTGACGAGCCAGATGCGGAAGGCCCAGGCGATCTGGAACATCGCCTCGGACGCCGGGAAGAAGGTCGGCGTCGTCGGCTACTGGGCGACGTGGCCGGCCGAGACGGTCAACGGCAGCATCGTCAGCGATCACCTCTGCTACCACTTCCTCTTCGAGGACTCGTTCCGGAAGCCCTCGTCGAACACGACGGGAAACACCTACCCCCCCGAGCTCGAGAAGGAGGCCGCGGCCCTCGCGCGCCGCCCTTCCGATGTGACGAAGGAGGAGGTCTCGAAGTTCATCACCGTCTCCGACGAGGAGTTCTCGCGGCCGTTCAACTTCCAGGACCCGGTCGGCCACTTCAAGTGGGCGCTGGCGACCGCCGACTCGTACCGGAAGATCGGCCTCGATCTGTGGAGGAAGCAGCAGCCCGATCTGCTGATGGTGTACATCGAGGCGACCGACTCGACCGCGCACCTCTTCGGCCACCTCTTCCGCGCGAAGGACCTCGCGGGGGAGCTGAGCGAGCAGCAGAAGAAGTTCGGCGAGGCCGTCGAGCGGATGTACATCTACGCCGACGGGATTCTCGGCGACTTCATGGGGGCGATGGATCGCGGGACGACGCTCCTCGTCGTGTCGGATCACGGCTTCCGCCTCGGCGAGCTCCCCGACGATCCGAGCCGCACGCGCGACATGCGGCGCGTGAGCGAGCAGTTCCATGCCCTCCACGGCATCTTCTACGCCTACGGCAACCGGGTGCGCCCGGCGGTGCGCGTGGACGGCGCGTCGATCCTCGACATGACGCCGACGATCCTCACGCTCCTCGGCATCCCGGCGGGGCAGGACATGCCGGGGCAGGTCCTCTCGAGCCCGTTCAAGGATCTGACCGCCCCCGCGCGCGTCGCGACCTACGAGACGGGCAAGCGCGAGGGGAAGGAGACCGCCGGCGACTCGAAGGTCGACTCCGAGATCCTCGAGCAGCTCCGGAGCCTCGGATATCTCCAGACGGCGTCGCCGTCGGGCGATCGAAACCTCGCCGCCGTCCTCTTTTCCTCCGGGAAGTTCGCGGAGGCGGCCGCCGCGTACAGGAAGCTCGTCGACTCGGATCCGAACGACGGGTCGCTCCGGGCGAGCCTCGCGGGATCGCTCGGCGCGCTCGGCCGCTACGACGAGGCGGTCGCCGAGCTCGACGCCGCGATCCGGCTTCAGCCCCTCAACCCCGAGGCGTACCACAACCGCGCCGTCATCCACCAGCGGCGCGGGGACACGGCGGCGGCCATCCGCGACTACGAGACGGCGCTCCGCTACAACCCCCAGTACCAGCCCGCGCGCGACGCCCTCAAAAAGCTGAAGGGGACCGACAACATCTCGGCCCCCCGCACCGACGCGGAGAAGCAGGCCTTCGCGTTCGCCGAGAAGGCGAGCCAGGAGGCGCGCCGGGGGGACTACAAGGAGGCGATGCGCGACCTCGACAGGGCGGAGACGGCGGCGCCCCGCTACGCGCTCGTCTACCAGTACCGATCGAACGTCGCGTACCTGATGGGCGACAAGCAGGGGGCGGTCGACGCGCTGAAGAAGGGTCTCGCGATCGAGCCCGACAACGTCCTCTTCCAGGAAAACCTCCGCCGCATCCAGGCGGCCCCTCCGAAGTAG
- a CDS encoding DUF1338 domain-containing protein: MPAVATGEAATVFVRELFHVLWERYRGRVSYVRDYERMVRENGATFFNDHIAFRTLGTTVGTNQIGMISLAVLFRPLGFRPVGAYDFKEKRLRAVHLQHPDPTFPKLFVSELEVEKLSRDAQAILARYMLRHRDTLGEEELSQLRDLKSLAPRDRNVLLTKMQGFFETLPWGIPDRADVEELGKHSQYGAWVLMHGYEVNHFTASVNSHGVEAIGDIERTVREMRARGIPMKQEIEGEAGTKLRQSATESVVIPVTVRGPDGRMQEMNWTYAYFEIAERNPWTNPETGERELFQGFLGEQANQLFEMTAMKALA, translated from the coding sequence ATGCCCGCCGTCGCCACCGGTGAAGCCGCCACCGTCTTCGTGAGAGAGCTCTTCCACGTGCTCTGGGAGCGCTACCGCGGTCGGGTCTCCTACGTCCGCGACTACGAGAGGATGGTGAGGGAGAATGGCGCCACCTTCTTCAACGATCACATCGCCTTCCGGACGCTCGGCACCACCGTCGGCACGAACCAGATCGGCATGATCAGCCTCGCCGTCCTCTTCAGGCCCCTGGGCTTCCGCCCCGTCGGGGCGTACGACTTCAAGGAGAAGCGGCTCAGGGCGGTGCACCTTCAGCACCCCGATCCGACCTTCCCGAAGCTCTTCGTCTCGGAGCTGGAGGTCGAGAAGCTCAGCCGCGACGCGCAGGCGATCCTCGCCCGTTATATGCTCCGCCATCGCGACACCCTCGGCGAGGAGGAGCTGAGCCAGCTCCGGGATCTCAAGAGCCTCGCGCCGCGCGACCGGAACGTGCTCCTCACGAAGATGCAGGGCTTCTTCGAGACGCTGCCGTGGGGGATCCCGGATCGCGCCGACGTCGAGGAGCTGGGGAAGCACAGCCAGTACGGCGCGTGGGTGCTGATGCACGGGTACGAGGTGAACCACTTCACGGCGTCGGTGAACAGCCACGGCGTCGAGGCGATCGGCGACATCGAGAGGACGGTGCGCGAAATGCGCGCGCGGGGCATCCCCATGAAGCAGGAGATCGAGGGGGAGGCCGGGACGAAGCTCAGGCAGTCGGCGACCGAGTCGGTGGTCATCCCGGTCACCGTCCGCGGCCCCGACGGCCGCATGCAGGAGATGAACTGGACGTACGCTTACTTCGAGATCGCGGAGCGCAACCCATGGACGAACCCCGAGACCGGCGAGCGCGAGTTGTTCCAGGGATTCCTCGGAGAGCAGGCGAACCAGCTCTTCGAGATGACCGCCATGAAGGCGCTGGCATGA
- the dcd gene encoding dCTP deaminase, translated as MLLSRPDILKALREPRPAKRLTITPTVPHSRIAQVSIDLLLDRHFTRFKPKSSFAAIGSICMDRSIWDSPAIDLWDRIEADSYVLEPNRFVLAQTLEEVTIPDNLAGLIEGRSGCARLGVSIHLTAPKIDPGFSGHITLEITNHGELPITLRAGQDEIAQLMLLRLTRPMKKSDLYGMRTSDIFQHQSAPIPPRNRPRKSR; from the coding sequence TTGCTCCTGTCTCGGCCTGACATACTGAAGGCTCTTCGCGAGCCACGCCCCGCGAAGCGGCTCACCATCACACCGACCGTCCCCCATTCCCGAATTGCTCAGGTGTCGATCGATCTCCTCCTTGACCGACACTTCACGCGCTTCAAGCCAAAGTCCAGTTTCGCGGCGATCGGCTCGATCTGTATGGATCGGTCTATCTGGGATTCACCCGCCATCGATCTCTGGGACAGGATCGAAGCGGACTCCTATGTGCTGGAGCCGAATCGCTTCGTCCTGGCGCAGACGCTGGAGGAGGTGACGATTCCGGACAATCTTGCTGGGTTGATCGAGGGCCGCAGCGGGTGTGCACGACTCGGCGTGAGCATCCACCTGACGGCGCCCAAGATTGATCCGGGATTCAGCGGACACATCACTCTTGAGATCACCAACCACGGCGAGTTGCCCATCACGCTTCGAGCGGGACAGGACGAGATCGCGCAGCTGATGCTCCTGCGGCTCACGCGACCGATGAAGAAGAGCGACCTGTACGGAATGCGCACCTCCGACATCTTTCAGCACCAATCCGCCCCGATTCCTCCGAGAAACAGACCCCGAAAGTCACGCTGA
- a CDS encoding thrombospondin type 3 repeat-containing protein, translating to MSMNASGSFVVAWSSSDVITGANAEIVARRYDSAGAPASGEFQVNTYPPAYQRSPSVTINDAGNFVVAWMSEGQDGYGNGIFGRLFDGTGSALTPEFQVNDVTTGQQYLPSAAIASNGEFVIVWESYGQDGSGFAVEARQFLDTGAPVGLDFTVNTFTAYSQSLPSIATDGNGFVTAWESYGVDGQHTGVAARLFTVTHCTGADTDGDTLCDTIDNCVTVPNAGQANRDGDALGDACDNCPLVTNPTQDDMDGDGVGDACDVCPGTYNPTQDDTDGDGIGDVCDICPAAADPQQLDSDGDGLGNACENCPAVYNPTQDDNDADGLGDVCDNCPNTFNPNQKNSDGVGEGDACDLTVTFPLVASDIHCNGLPPIIKWTPEVYNRFRVLVSWDPAFASGTVVTSGSTLLKTPQYPLPPRKWAKLCTNAAPDLYFKVFGKKTKSTLTEFTEVVAIPAP from the coding sequence ATGTCGATGAACGCCTCGGGGAGCTTCGTCGTGGCGTGGTCATCGAGCGACGTCATCACGGGCGCCAACGCGGAGATCGTCGCGCGGCGCTACGACAGCGCAGGGGCGCCCGCCTCCGGCGAGTTCCAGGTCAACACGTACCCGCCGGCCTACCAGCGCTCTCCCTCCGTCACGATCAACGACGCGGGGAATTTCGTCGTGGCCTGGATGAGCGAGGGTCAGGACGGCTACGGGAACGGAATCTTCGGCAGGCTCTTCGACGGCACGGGCTCGGCGCTCACCCCGGAGTTCCAGGTGAACGACGTCACCACCGGGCAGCAGTACCTCCCCTCGGCCGCAATCGCGTCGAACGGGGAGTTCGTCATCGTCTGGGAGAGCTACGGCCAGGACGGGTCGGGCTTCGCCGTCGAGGCGCGGCAGTTCCTCGACACAGGCGCCCCGGTCGGCTTGGACTTCACCGTGAACACCTTCACGGCGTACTCGCAGAGCCTCCCCTCCATCGCGACGGACGGCAACGGTTTCGTCACGGCGTGGGAGAGCTACGGCGTCGACGGGCAACACACCGGCGTCGCCGCGCGCCTCTTCACCGTCACGCACTGCACCGGGGCGGACACCGACGGCGACACCCTCTGCGACACGATCGACAACTGCGTGACGGTTCCCAACGCCGGCCAGGCGAACCGCGATGGCGACGCGTTGGGCGACGCGTGCGACAACTGCCCCCTCGTCACCAATCCGACGCAGGACGACATGGACGGCGACGGCGTCGGGGACGCGTGCGACGTCTGCCCTGGCACCTACAACCCGACGCAGGACGACACCGACGGAGACGGCATCGGCGACGTCTGCGACATCTGTCCGGCCGCCGCCGACCCCCAGCAGCTCGACTCCGACGGCGACGGCCTCGGGAACGCGTGCGAGAACTGTCCCGCGGTCTACAACCCGACGCAGGACGACAACGATGCGGACGGTCTCGGCGACGTGTGCGACAACTGCCCCAACACCTTCAACCCCAACCAGAAGAACAGCGACGGCGTGGGCGAGGGGGACGCCTGTGATCTCACCGTCACCTTCCCGCTCGTCGCGAGCGACATCCACTGCAACGGGCTCCCCCCCATCATCAAGTGGACCCCGGAGGTCTACAACCGGTTCAGGGTCCTCGTGTCGTGGGATCCGGCGTTCGCATCGGGGACGGTGGTCACGAGCGGCAGCACCCTCCTCAAGACGCCGCAGTACCCGCTCCCGCCCAGGAAGTGGGCGAAGCTCTGCACGAACGCGGCGCCCGATCTCTACTTCAAGGTCTTCGGGAAGAAGACCAAGTCGACGCTCACCGAATTCACCGAGGTCGTGGCGATTCCAGCGCCCTGA
- a CDS encoding glycosyltransferase, protein MPAYWIVALFGFAYWSTRTFGLLRHWARRPHLSALPADAAPLPSLSVVVPALDEETTIEAAMRSLLEVDYPGLEVIAVDDRSTDRTGILLDDFAALDSRLRVLHVKELPAGWLGKNHAMHHAARLARGQWILFTDADIHFEPSALRRAVAFAESSGLDHLVVLPECVVTGFREKLFQSFFWVLFACKLRPWKVRDPKSRAHIGVGAFNLVRADFYRRAGGHAAMPMEVLDDVKLGKLLKQRGARQDCLPGGPLVRVRWVEGVGGAVRGLTKNLFAALHYSVPRAVAGSLVLLAGIAWPAVGLFIGPPGSRLLCAGTLVCMTLAIRAATQTPSISPLYGLGFPIAAVVLVYIVMRSTAHTLRQGGVTWRGTLYPLEELRRGLV, encoded by the coding sequence ATGCCCGCCTACTGGATCGTCGCCCTCTTCGGCTTCGCGTACTGGTCGACGCGGACGTTCGGCCTCCTGCGCCACTGGGCGCGCCGGCCGCACCTGTCCGCGCTTCCGGCGGACGCCGCGCCGCTCCCGAGCCTCTCCGTGGTCGTCCCCGCGCTCGACGAAGAGACGACGATCGAGGCCGCGATGAGGTCGCTCCTCGAGGTCGACTATCCCGGACTCGAGGTCATCGCCGTCGATGACAGGTCAACGGATCGCACGGGGATCCTTCTCGACGACTTCGCCGCGCTCGACTCCCGGCTGCGGGTCCTCCACGTGAAGGAGCTGCCCGCAGGGTGGCTCGGGAAGAACCACGCGATGCACCACGCGGCCCGGCTGGCCCGCGGCCAGTGGATCCTCTTCACCGACGCCGACATCCACTTCGAGCCGTCGGCGCTCCGCCGCGCCGTCGCCTTCGCCGAATCCTCGGGGCTCGATCACCTCGTCGTCCTCCCGGAATGCGTCGTCACGGGGTTCCGGGAGAAGCTCTTCCAGAGCTTCTTCTGGGTCCTCTTCGCCTGCAAGCTCCGGCCCTGGAAGGTTCGGGACCCGAAAAGCCGCGCGCACATCGGCGTCGGCGCCTTCAATCTGGTGCGGGCGGACTTCTACCGCCGCGCCGGTGGGCACGCGGCGATGCCGATGGAGGTCCTCGACGACGTGAAGCTGGGGAAGCTCCTCAAGCAGCGCGGCGCCCGGCAGGATTGTCTTCCCGGCGGCCCGCTCGTGCGCGTCCGGTGGGTCGAAGGGGTGGGCGGCGCCGTGCGCGGGCTGACGAAGAACCTCTTCGCCGCCCTCCACTACAGCGTCCCGAGGGCGGTGGCCGGCTCACTGGTGCTCCTTGCCGGAATCGCCTGGCCCGCGGTCGGCCTCTTCATCGGGCCGCCGGGCTCGCGGCTGCTGTGCGCCGGAACGCTCGTGTGCATGACGCTCGCGATCCGCGCGGCGACGCAGACGCCGTCGATCTCGCCGCTCTACGGCCTGGGGTTCCCGATCGCGGCGGTCGTGCTCGTCTACATCGTGATGCGGTCGACGGCCCACACCCTGCGGCAGGGGGGCGTGACGTGGAGGGGGACTCTCTACCCGCTCGAGGAGCTGAGGCGGGGGCTGGTCTAG
- a CDS encoding S1 RNA-binding domain-containing protein, whose product MSEHENVTPPESESFADLFAKEEARKSYEVGQIVRGRVVQIGDKETFLDVGAKSEASIATPELLDEAGVMNVKVGDLVEATVTASNADGIRLSRRLLQGAQARQALEAAARTGIPVEGKVSGVVKGGFEITISGQRAFCPHSQIDVRRADDPQSFVGKTFDFRIIEYRERGKNIVVSRRRLLEAAAAEAAESTWKIAVPGAIMTGTIASVTDFGAFVDLGGVRGLVHISEISYERVARAQDVLSIGQQVTVKVLKVEPDKNRISLSMKALSADPWEAAVAPLVEGTVIRGKLLRVVDFGAFVEVASGVDGLIHVSQTTPETLAHWKTEVASHPEMEVRVVRVDHERKRISLAPTA is encoded by the coding sequence ATGAGCGAGCACGAGAACGTCACCCCCCCCGAGTCCGAGAGCTTCGCGGATCTCTTCGCGAAGGAGGAAGCCCGCAAGTCCTACGAGGTCGGGCAGATAGTCCGCGGCCGCGTGGTCCAGATCGGCGACAAGGAGACCTTCCTCGACGTCGGGGCCAAGAGCGAGGCCAGCATCGCCACCCCCGAGCTCCTCGACGAGGCCGGCGTGATGAACGTGAAGGTCGGCGACCTCGTCGAAGCGACGGTCACCGCCTCGAACGCCGACGGCATCCGCCTCTCGAGACGCCTCCTCCAGGGGGCCCAGGCCCGCCAGGCCCTCGAGGCGGCCGCACGCACCGGGATCCCCGTCGAGGGGAAGGTGAGCGGGGTCGTGAAGGGGGGCTTCGAGATCACCATCTCGGGGCAGCGCGCCTTCTGCCCGCACTCGCAGATCGACGTGCGGCGCGCCGACGATCCGCAGTCGTTCGTCGGGAAGACCTTCGATTTCAGGATCATCGAGTACCGCGAGCGCGGCAAGAACATCGTCGTGTCGCGCCGCCGCCTTCTCGAGGCGGCCGCGGCCGAGGCGGCCGAGTCCACGTGGAAGATCGCGGTTCCCGGCGCCATCATGACGGGCACCATCGCGTCGGTCACCGACTTCGGCGCCTTCGTGGATCTGGGGGGCGTCCGCGGCCTCGTCCACATCTCGGAGATCTCGTACGAGCGCGTCGCCCGCGCGCAGGACGTCCTGTCGATCGGGCAGCAGGTCACCGTCAAGGTGCTGAAGGTCGAGCCGGACAAGAACCGGATCTCCCTCAGCATGAAGGCCCTCTCGGCGGATCCGTGGGAGGCGGCCGTCGCCCCCCTGGTGGAGGGGACGGTCATCCGAGGCAAGCTCCTTCGCGTCGTGGACTTCGGGGCCTTCGTCGAGGTGGCCTCGGGGGTCGACGGCCTCATCCACGTCAGCCAGACGACGCCCGAAACGCTCGCCCACTGGAAAACCGAGGTCGCCTCGCACCCCGAGATGGAGGTGCGCGTCGTGCGCGTCGATCACGAGAGGAAGCGCATCTCCCTCGCGCCGACAGCCTAG
- a CDS encoding DUF2723 domain-containing protein — protein sequence MTDSIPEREAGPSRSDRLAAAAVGAVLFAVYAFGACRTIYVGDSGELVTAVYLLGIPHPSGYPLYVLLGKLWTLIAPFGSIAFRMSLFSAAAAAGACATVYLVARRLDLARLDAAFASLLLGFSPSFWGEANIQRVYALNALFLAATTLAVVRWWSSRSRAALAVAFLLAGLGASVHLFMAVYGLCFGAAVVILEPWRRKIAGAAIGPAAFAAGVLPYLYLPIRSRADPALDWGNPETLPNFLRVVFRSDFWDRRWIEGPSDLLVIGWDYVKSFGPELGWAGAFLAVAGAVVLVSPKRRGIGLLFLAVMAANVGMMALHGSRADIFIWHRYYIPSYTLAALLAGAGACALRSRFPRRIGPALLVVPLALAVTGYREFDRSRYRISDDFSRTVLGSMPPGAHLIATDDNILFTMIYLHFVEGVRPDVDLILQGVGSADLPPLKFDPDTDPVFLTHHPNWSLKGLALVPVGLTFRAWREGRPDPPLLLPADRLAGEADPRVPREYLTQNLIGQFHYMLGITFEGRDWLRAREEFRRATAASPDNDVLFFNLGLIYRRNGLLDESRSAFERCHAINPRHLASASKPTAEAKIAEVAQEEKRVAAIETEIGAQAAAASGGAEAGSLPWHLAMAALLDARGEAAAARGHRLRALESPRPR from the coding sequence GTGACGGACTCGATACCGGAGCGCGAGGCGGGCCCGTCCCGCAGCGACCGCCTCGCCGCGGCGGCGGTCGGCGCCGTGCTCTTCGCCGTCTACGCCTTCGGCGCGTGCCGGACGATCTACGTCGGCGACAGCGGCGAGCTGGTGACGGCGGTCTACCTCCTCGGCATCCCGCATCCCTCCGGCTACCCGCTCTACGTCCTCCTCGGGAAGCTCTGGACCCTCATCGCCCCGTTCGGCTCGATCGCCTTCCGCATGAGCCTCTTCAGCGCCGCGGCCGCGGCCGGCGCCTGCGCGACCGTCTACCTCGTCGCGCGCCGCCTCGATCTCGCGCGGCTCGACGCGGCCTTCGCCTCGCTCCTCCTCGGCTTCTCGCCGAGCTTCTGGGGTGAGGCGAACATCCAGCGCGTCTACGCCCTCAACGCCCTCTTCCTCGCGGCGACGACGCTGGCCGTCGTGCGGTGGTGGTCCTCGCGCTCGCGCGCCGCCCTCGCGGTGGCGTTCCTCCTCGCGGGGCTCGGCGCGTCGGTGCACCTGTTCATGGCCGTCTACGGCCTCTGCTTCGGCGCGGCCGTCGTCATCCTCGAGCCGTGGAGGCGAAAGATCGCCGGCGCCGCGATCGGGCCGGCCGCCTTCGCGGCGGGGGTCCTCCCGTACCTCTACCTGCCGATCCGCTCGCGCGCCGACCCCGCGCTCGACTGGGGGAATCCGGAGACGCTGCCGAATTTTCTGAGGGTCGTCTTCCGGAGCGACTTCTGGGATCGCCGGTGGATCGAGGGGCCGTCGGATCTCCTGGTCATCGGGTGGGACTACGTGAAATCGTTCGGCCCGGAGCTGGGATGGGCCGGCGCCTTCCTCGCCGTCGCGGGCGCCGTCGTCCTCGTGAGCCCGAAGAGGCGGGGGATCGGCCTCCTCTTCCTCGCGGTGATGGCGGCGAACGTGGGGATGATGGCGCTGCACGGGTCGCGCGCCGACATCTTCATCTGGCACCGGTACTACATCCCGTCGTACACCCTCGCCGCCCTTCTCGCGGGGGCGGGGGCGTGCGCGCTCAGGAGCCGCTTCCCGCGGCGGATCGGCCCCGCGCTCCTGGTCGTGCCGCTCGCCCTCGCGGTGACGGGGTACCGGGAGTTCGATCGAAGCCGCTACCGGATCTCGGACGACTTCTCGAGGACCGTCCTCGGCTCGATGCCCCCGGGGGCTCACCTCATCGCGACCGACGACAACATCCTCTTCACGATGATCTACCTGCACTTCGTGGAAGGGGTGAGGCCCGACGTCGATCTGATCCTGCAGGGGGTGGGGAGCGCCGATCTCCCGCCGCTCAAGTTCGACCCCGACACCGATCCCGTCTTCCTGACGCACCACCCGAACTGGAGCCTGAAGGGGCTCGCCCTCGTCCCGGTGGGGCTGACGTTCCGAGCGTGGCGCGAGGGGCGCCCCGATCCGCCGCTGCTCCTGCCCGCCGATCGCCTCGCCGGCGAGGCCGACCCGCGCGTGCCCCGCGAGTACCTCACGCAGAACCTCATCGGCCAGTTCCACTACATGCTCGGCATCACCTTCGAGGGGCGCGACTGGCTGCGGGCGCGCGAGGAGTTCCGGCGGGCGACCGCTGCGTCACCCGACAACGACGTCCTCTTCTTCAACCTGGGGCTGATCTACCGGAGGAACGGCCTGCTCGACGAGTCGCGCTCCGCGTTCGAGAGGTGCCACGCCATCAACCCGCGGCATCTCGCGAGCGCGAGCAAGCCGACGGCGGAGGCGAAGATCGCCGAGGTCGCGCAGGAGGAGAAGAGAGTGGCCGCGATCGAGACGGAGATCGGAGCGCAGGCCGCGGCCGCGTCGGGCGGCGCCGAGGCGGGGTCGCTGCCGTGGCACCTCGCGATGGCGGCGCTCCTCGACGCGCGAGGCGAGGCCGCGGCCGCGCGCGGCCACCGGCTCAGGGCGCTGGAATCGCCACGACCTCGGTGA